The following coding sequences lie in one Spirochaetia bacterium 38H-sp genomic window:
- a CDS encoding glucose-1-phosphate adenylyltransferase → MENVLTIILGGGKGTRLYPLTKERSKPAVPFAARYRIVDIPLSNSINSDFKKIYVLTQFNTASLHLHLAQAYQFDSFSRGFVEILAAEQGFSHAGWYEGTADAVRKNMHHFKNQNPSHYLILSGDQLYRMNLKKFLSFHLENDADITIATTPVRREEVYRYGIIAGDDTGKVSKFWEKPDNKEDLRDFDSSHRIPDIEKEQGKKYLASMGIYLFKAKVLEEMLDSNYTDFGKEVIPSALIDKKIYSYIYTGYWVDIGTIKSFYETQLSLATEYPDFDLYDEHAPIFTRMRHLPPSKFINTTMDRTLTGNGCIIKNSIIKNSVIGIRTIIRDGSELEGVICMGSDYYETATQKENNLKEGIPHLGIGRHCHIKNTIIDKNTRIGDNCRIGVDNIERTDGDYGDYYIKDNIIIILKNRTIASGTII, encoded by the coding sequence TTGGAAAATGTGCTTACTATAATCCTTGGCGGTGGAAAAGGGACGAGACTATATCCTCTTACAAAAGAACGTTCTAAACCAGCAGTACCTTTTGCCGCAAGATACAGGATAGTGGACATACCTCTTTCTAACAGCATAAATTCCGACTTCAAAAAAATATACGTTCTCACCCAGTTTAATACTGCTTCATTACATTTGCATCTTGCGCAGGCTTATCAATTTGACAGCTTTAGCAGAGGATTTGTAGAAATTCTTGCAGCAGAACAAGGGTTTTCTCACGCCGGATGGTACGAAGGAACAGCCGATGCAGTAAGAAAAAATATGCATCATTTTAAAAACCAGAATCCCTCTCACTATCTAATACTGTCCGGAGACCAATTATACAGAATGAATCTCAAGAAATTCTTGAGCTTTCATCTTGAGAATGATGCAGATATAACAATAGCAACAACTCCAGTAAGAAGAGAAGAAGTATACAGATATGGAATAATAGCCGGAGATGATACGGGAAAGGTATCAAAATTCTGGGAAAAACCGGACAACAAAGAAGATCTAAGAGACTTTGACAGTTCTCACAGAATTCCTGATATAGAGAAAGAACAGGGTAAGAAATATCTTGCCTCCATGGGCATATATTTATTTAAAGCAAAAGTATTGGAAGAGATGCTAGATTCTAATTATACGGACTTTGGGAAAGAAGTAATCCCATCCGCTCTTATAGATAAAAAAATATACTCTTATATATATACCGGATACTGGGTAGATATAGGAACAATAAAATCTTTCTATGAAACACAGTTATCTCTGGCAACAGAATATCCCGATTTTGACCTATATGATGAACATGCTCCTATATTTACCAGGATGAGGCATCTACCACCAAGCAAGTTTATAAACACAACGATGGATAGAACACTCACGGGGAATGGCTGTATAATCAAAAACAGCATAATAAAAAATTCTGTGATAGGGATAAGAACTATTATAAGAGATGGCTCGGAGTTGGAAGGTGTAATTTGTATGGGTTCTGATTATTATGAAACCGCAACACAAAAAGAAAATAATCTAAAAGAAGGTATCCCTCACCTTGGGATAGGGAGACACTGTCATATAAAAAACACAATTATAGATAAAAATACAAGAATAGGAGACAATTGCAGAATAGGAGTTGACAACATAGAAAGAACAGATGGAGATTACGGAGATTATTATATAAAAGATAATATAATAATCATATTAAAAAACAGAACGATAGCTTCCGGAACAATTATTTAG
- a CDS encoding NUDIX domain-containing protein: MKQRITTAAIWLDSTKIFLAKRIGGGSVGGFWEFPGGKVRFMESPEAALKRELYEELGIVAEIGPCIYSGLFKNKDTQYRLLAFIVDSDSTPEKRGFHDAFEWIDVENIDEDMLVPSDRPILSAIREYLKNISK, encoded by the coding sequence ATGAAACAGAGGATAACAACTGCTGCAATATGGCTTGATAGTACAAAAATATTCCTTGCAAAAAGAATAGGAGGGGGGAGTGTAGGTGGGTTCTGGGAGTTCCCTGGGGGTAAGGTTAGGTTTATGGAGTCTCCAGAAGCTGCTCTTAAACGGGAGCTTTATGAAGAATTAGGTATTGTTGCTGAGATAGGGCCGTGTATCTATAGTGGTCTTTTTAAAAACAAGGATACACAGTACCGATTGCTTGCTTTTATTGTTGATAGTGATAGTACTCCGGAAAAAAGAGGCTTTCATGATGCTTTTGAATGGATAGATGTGGAAAATATTGACGAAGATATGCTTGTCCCCTCTGATAGACCTATTTTATCGGCCATAAGGGAATATCTTAAAAATATTTCTAAATAA